One Streptomyces sp. NBC_00223 genomic window carries:
- a CDS encoding Jag family protein: MSDVNTTTASDSGSSATLTRLEQEGEIAADYLEGLLDIADLDGDIDMDVEGERASVSIIGDTGSRDLNKLVGRDGEVLEALQELTRLAVHRETGERSRLMLDISGFRARKRAELAKLGASAAEEAKETGQPVKLDPMTPFERKVVHDAVAAAGLRSESEGEEPQRRVVVLPV, translated from the coding sequence GTGAGCGACGTCAACACCACCACGGCATCCGACAGCGGCTCGTCCGCGACCCTGACCCGCCTGGAGCAGGAGGGCGAGATCGCCGCGGACTACCTGGAGGGTCTGCTGGACATCGCCGACCTCGACGGTGACATCGACATGGACGTCGAGGGCGAGCGCGCGTCGGTCTCGATCATCGGCGACACCGGCAGCCGCGACCTCAACAAGCTGGTCGGCCGGGACGGCGAGGTGCTGGAGGCGCTCCAGGAGCTGACCCGGCTCGCGGTGCACCGGGAGACCGGCGAGCGCAGCCGGCTGATGCTGGACATCTCCGGGTTCCGGGCCCGCAAGCGCGCGGAGCTGGCGAAGCTGGGCGCGAGCGCGGCCGAGGAGGCGAAGGAGACCGGGCAGCCGGTGAAGCTGGACCCGATGACGCCCTTCGAGCGCAAGGTCGTGCACGACGCGGTGGCGGCGGCGGGGCTGCGCAGTGAGTCCGAGGGCGAGGAGCCCCAGCGCCGGGTGGTCGTGCTTCCGGTGTGA
- the yidC gene encoding membrane protein insertase YidC: MGILNPLYDAVSWIIVQFHSLYGMVFDKDSGWAWGLSIVSLVVLIRMALIPLFVKQIKSTRNMQVLQPKMKAIQERYKNDRQKQSEEMMKLYKETGTNPLSSCLPILVQSPFFFALYHVLSNIAKGKKVGVIHENLVDSAQKAHIFGAPLPAKFLDSSDTLAKLHASVGEVRTVTIIMIVMMSASQFFTQRQLMTKNVDMSVKTPFMQQQKMLMYVFPLIFAVFGIIAPVGVLVYWLTTNVWTMGQQLVVIRRNPTPGSLAFQQRQERLRAKGKLVEPPEEIKAKEAVEAARANRTQPKRQPKSKRATGAGAGGARPVGAGGGSAPDSSSEGGSGSTAVSDSDAGTSNGRAKSSGGGGKSSGASKAGAPRAGKPGAPRAGGSKQGGSPKQPGDAKSKPTNLSKKK, translated from the coding sequence GTGGGGATCCTGAACCCCCTGTACGACGCCGTTTCGTGGATCATCGTCCAGTTCCACTCGCTCTACGGCATGGTCTTCGACAAGGACAGCGGCTGGGCGTGGGGTCTGTCCATCGTCTCGCTGGTGGTGCTGATCCGGATGGCGCTGATCCCGCTGTTCGTGAAGCAGATCAAGTCCACGCGGAACATGCAGGTGCTCCAGCCGAAGATGAAGGCGATCCAGGAGCGCTACAAGAACGACCGCCAGAAGCAGTCCGAAGAGATGATGAAGCTGTACAAGGAGACGGGTACCAACCCGCTCTCCTCGTGCCTGCCGATTCTGGTGCAGTCACCGTTCTTCTTCGCGCTCTACCACGTGCTCAGCAACATCGCCAAGGGCAAGAAGGTCGGCGTCATCCACGAGAACCTCGTGGACAGCGCGCAGAAGGCGCACATCTTCGGCGCCCCGCTGCCGGCGAAGTTCCTGGACTCCTCGGACACCCTGGCCAAGCTGCATGCCTCCGTCGGCGAGGTCCGCACGGTCACCATCATCATGATCGTGATGATGTCCGCGTCCCAGTTCTTCACCCAGCGCCAGCTGATGACGAAGAACGTGGACATGTCGGTGAAGACGCCGTTCATGCAGCAGCAGAAGATGCTGATGTACGTCTTCCCGCTGATCTTCGCGGTGTTCGGCATCATCGCCCCGGTCGGTGTCCTGGTCTACTGGCTGACCACCAACGTGTGGACGATGGGCCAGCAGCTGGTCGTCATCCGGCGCAACCCGACCCCCGGCAGCCTGGCGTTCCAGCAGCGGCAGGAGCGGCTGCGGGCCAAGGGCAAGCTGGTGGAGCCGCCGGAGGAGATCAAGGCCAAGGAAGCGGTCGAGGCGGCGCGGGCGAACCGTACGCAGCCCAAGCGGCAGCCGAAGTCCAAGCGGGCGACGGGCGCGGGTGCGGGCGGGGCCCGTCCGGTCGGCGCGGGCGGCGGTTCTGCCCCCGACTCCTCTTCCGAGGGCGGCTCAGGGTCCACCGCGGTCTCCGACTCCGATGCGGGCACGTCCAACGGACGCGCGAAGTCGTCCGGTGGCGGTGGGAAGTCGTCCGGCGCTTCCAAGGCCGGCGCCCCGAGGGCGGGCAAGCCCGGAGCTCCCAGGGCGGGCGGTTCGAAGCAGGGCGGCTCGCCGAAGCAGCCCGGTGACGCGAAGTCCAAGCCGACCAACCTGTCGAAGAAGAAGTAA
- the yidD gene encoding membrane protein insertion efficiency factor YidD — MKYPLLALIKLYQWTISPLLGPVCRYYPSCSHYGYTAIDRHGAVKGTALTAWRILRCNPWSPGGVDHVPPRKRPPWHDRLRRYLRGGSDGPVTPEPTGPSHAQGA; from the coding sequence ATGAAATATCCATTGCTCGCGCTGATCAAGCTGTACCAGTGGACGATCAGTCCGCTGCTCGGCCCGGTCTGCCGCTATTACCCCTCGTGCTCGCACTACGGATACACGGCCATCGACCGGCACGGCGCGGTCAAGGGCACCGCCCTTACCGCGTGGCGCATCCTGCGGTGCAACCCCTGGTCGCCCGGCGGTGTGGACCATGTCCCGCCCCGTAAGCGACCCCCCTGGCACGATCGGCTGCGCCGCTATCTGCGGGGCGGCTCCGACGGGCCCGTCACGCCCGAGCCCACCGGACCCTCTCACGCACAAGGAGCCTGA
- the rnpA gene encoding ribonuclease P protein component produces MLPTENRLRRRQDFATAVRRGRRAGRPLLVVHLRRDSTDPHVPGGSTPPARAGFVVSKAVGGSVQRNLVKRRLRHIVRDRLSLLPPGSLVVIRALPGAGSADHAQLALDLDAALERLLGRDTRGEAEGRVAR; encoded by the coding sequence GTGCTGCCCACCGAGAATCGGCTGAGGCGGCGACAGGACTTCGCGACAGCGGTTCGCCGCGGACGCCGAGCGGGTCGCCCGCTGCTGGTCGTCCATCTGCGCCGCGACTCCACGGACCCGCATGTGCCTGGGGGGAGCACTCCCCCGGCACGTGCGGGTTTCGTCGTGAGCAAAGCAGTCGGAGGGTCGGTACAGCGCAACCTGGTCAAGCGTCGACTGCGTCACATCGTGCGGGACCGTCTGTCGCTGTTGCCCCCCGGTAGCCTTGTGGTAATCCGCGCGCTTCCCGGAGCCGGGAGCGCGGACCATGCACAGCTGGCCCTCGACCTGGACGCCGCACTGGAGCGGCTGCTGGGCCGTGACACCCGAGGCGAGGCCGAGGGGAGGGTGGCTCGATGA
- the rpmH gene encoding 50S ribosomal protein L34: protein MSKRTFQPNNRRRAKTHGFRLRMRTRAGRAIIATRRGKGRSRLSA, encoded by the coding sequence GTGAGCAAGCGCACCTTCCAGCCGAACAACCGCCGTCGTGCGAAGACCCACGGCTTCCGTCTGCGTATGCGCACCCGCGCCGGCCGCGCGATCATCGCGACCCGCCGTGGCAAGGGTCGCTCACGCCTGTCCGCCTGA
- the dnaA gene encoding chromosomal replication initiator protein DnaA, giving the protein MAGTAVLSAPNEFAKSVLEGRLLPLITEVLSREFGHPVGIAIAVASGGDQEQAPPPEREEQGPAPQEPYDRGSRSDHSDRGERGGLADGPRMRPAYSEHQDWQQPNLGGWGAPQPTGFPGREPYDGGRREPYDSPRDAYEDRRERDSYDDRRELRYRPEPRDGYPNVPHQGHQPYAPAQSGYQQQSPPPVPRGGEQSSGATGRGGSSGGAVEPTARLNPKYLFDTFVIGASNRFAHAAAVAVAEAPAKAYNPLFIYGESGLGKTHLLHAIGHYARSLYPGTRVRYVSSEEFTNEFINSIRDGKADAFRKRYRDMDILLVDDIQFLAQKESTQEEFFHTFNTLHNANKQIVLSSDRPPKQLVTLEDRLRNRFEWGLITDVQPPELETRIAILRKKAVQEQLNAPPEVLEFIASRISRNIRELEGALIRVTAFASLNRQPVDLQLTEIVLKDLIPGGDDSVPEISGTAIMAETAAYFGLAVDDLSGSSRSRVLVTARQIAMYLCRELTDLSLPKIGALFGGRDHTTVMHADRKIRSLMAERRSIYNQVTELTNRIKS; this is encoded by the coding sequence GTGGCTGGCACCGCGGTCCTTTCCGCCCCCAACGAGTTCGCGAAGAGCGTGCTCGAAGGCCGGCTGCTGCCCCTGATCACCGAAGTGCTCAGCCGTGAGTTCGGTCACCCGGTGGGCATCGCCATCGCCGTCGCGTCCGGCGGCGACCAGGAGCAGGCGCCCCCGCCCGAGCGCGAGGAGCAGGGCCCCGCGCCCCAGGAGCCGTACGACCGGGGATCCCGCAGCGATCACAGCGACCGCGGCGAGCGCGGCGGTCTCGCCGACGGCCCGAGGATGCGCCCGGCCTACTCCGAGCACCAGGACTGGCAGCAGCCCAACCTCGGCGGCTGGGGCGCGCCGCAGCCCACCGGCTTCCCCGGCCGCGAGCCGTACGACGGCGGCCGGCGCGAACCGTACGACAGCCCCCGGGACGCGTACGAGGACCGGCGCGAGCGCGACTCCTACGACGACCGGCGCGAGCTGCGCTACCGGCCCGAGCCGCGCGACGGCTACCCGAACGTGCCGCACCAGGGCCACCAGCCGTACGCGCCGGCGCAGTCCGGTTACCAGCAGCAGAGCCCGCCGCCGGTCCCCCGCGGCGGCGAGCAGTCGTCCGGGGCCACCGGCCGGGGCGGCTCGTCCGGCGGCGCGGTGGAGCCGACCGCGCGGCTGAACCCGAAGTACCTCTTCGACACCTTCGTCATCGGCGCGTCCAACCGCTTCGCGCACGCCGCCGCGGTCGCCGTCGCCGAGGCGCCGGCCAAGGCGTACAACCCGCTGTTCATCTACGGTGAGTCCGGCCTCGGCAAGACGCACCTGCTGCACGCCATCGGGCATTACGCGCGCAGCCTCTACCCCGGCACCCGGGTCAGATACGTGAGCTCGGAGGAGTTCACCAACGAGTTCATCAACTCCATCCGGGACGGCAAGGCGGACGCCTTCCGCAAGCGGTACCGGGACATGGACATCCTGCTGGTCGACGACATCCAGTTCCTGGCGCAGAAGGAGTCGACGCAGGAGGAGTTCTTCCACACCTTCAACACCCTGCACAACGCCAACAAGCAGATCGTGCTCTCCTCCGACCGGCCGCCCAAGCAGCTGGTCACGCTGGAGGACCGGCTCCGCAACCGCTTCGAGTGGGGCCTGATCACCGATGTCCAGCCGCCCGAGCTGGAGACCCGGATCGCGATCCTGCGCAAGAAGGCCGTGCAGGAGCAGCTGAACGCGCCGCCCGAGGTGCTGGAGTTCATCGCGTCGCGGATCTCGCGGAACATCCGCGAACTGGAGGGCGCGCTGATCCGGGTGACGGCCTTCGCCAGCCTCAACCGGCAGCCGGTCGACCTCCAGCTCACCGAGATCGTGCTGAAGGACCTGATCCCCGGCGGCGACGACTCGGTGCCGGAGATCAGCGGCACCGCCATCATGGCCGAGACCGCCGCGTACTTCGGGCTGGCGGTGGACGACCTGTCGGGCTCCTCGCGCAGCCGGGTGCTGGTCACCGCGCGGCAGATCGCCATGTATCTGTGCCGGGAGCTGACCGATCTGTCGCTGCCGAAGATCGGCGCGCTCTTCGGCGGGCGGGACCACACCACGGTGATGCACGCGGACCGCAAGATCCGCTCGCTGATGGCCGAGCGGCGGTCCATCTACAACCAGGTCACCGAGTTGACCAACCGCATCAAGAGCTGA
- the dnaN gene encoding DNA polymerase III subunit beta gives MKIRVERDVLAEAVAWAARSLPARPPVPVLAGLLLKAEEGRLSLSGFDYEVSARVAVDAEVDEEGTVLVSGRLLADISRALPNRPVEISTDGVRVTVVCGSSRFTLHTLPVDEYPALPAMPTASGTVPGEVFAAAAAQVAIAAGRDDTLPVLTGVRIEIEGDTVTLAATDRYRFAVREFLWKPEQADISAVALVPAKTLLDTAKSLTSGDTVSIALAGSGEGEGLIGFEGAGRRTTTRLLEGDLPKYRTLFPTEFASVAVIETAPFVEAVKRVALVAERNTPVRLSFEQGVLTLEAGSSDDAQAVERVDARLDGDDISIAFNPTFLLDGLSAIDSPVAQLSFTTSTKPALLSGRPAVDAEADDAYKYLIMPVRLSG, from the coding sequence GTGAAGATCCGGGTGGAGCGCGACGTACTCGCCGAGGCAGTGGCTTGGGCAGCCCGCAGCCTCCCGGCCCGTCCCCCGGTGCCCGTCCTCGCCGGGCTGCTGCTCAAGGCCGAGGAGGGCCGGCTGAGCCTGTCCGGCTTCGACTACGAGGTCTCGGCCCGGGTCGCGGTGGACGCCGAGGTCGACGAGGAGGGCACCGTCCTGGTCTCGGGCCGGCTGCTCGCCGACATCTCCCGGGCGCTCCCCAACCGCCCGGTGGAGATCTCCACCGACGGCGTACGGGTCACCGTCGTCTGCGGCAGCTCGCGGTTCACCCTCCACACCCTGCCGGTGGACGAGTACCCGGCGCTGCCCGCGATGCCCACCGCCTCCGGCACCGTGCCCGGCGAGGTCTTCGCCGCCGCGGCCGCCCAGGTCGCCATCGCGGCCGGCCGGGACGACACCCTGCCGGTGCTGACCGGTGTGCGGATCGAGATCGAGGGCGACACGGTGACGCTGGCCGCCACCGACCGCTACCGCTTCGCCGTCCGCGAGTTCCTGTGGAAGCCCGAGCAGGCCGACATCTCCGCGGTCGCCCTGGTGCCCGCCAAGACCCTGCTGGACACCGCCAAGTCGCTCACCAGCGGTGACACCGTCTCGATCGCGCTGGCCGGGTCCGGCGAGGGCGAGGGCCTGATCGGCTTCGAGGGCGCGGGCCGCCGGACCACCACCCGGTTGCTCGAAGGCGACCTGCCGAAGTACCGCACGCTCTTCCCGACCGAGTTCGCCTCGGTCGCGGTGATCGAGACCGCGCCCTTCGTCGAGGCGGTCAAGCGCGTGGCCCTGGTGGCCGAGCGCAACACCCCGGTGCGGCTGAGCTTCGAGCAGGGCGTGCTCACCCTGGAGGCCGGTTCCAGCGACGACGCCCAGGCGGTGGAGCGGGTCGACGCCAGGCTGGACGGCGACGACATCTCGATCGCCTTCAACCCGACCTTCCTGCTGGACGGCCTGAGCGCGATCGACTCCCCGGTGGCGCAGCTGTCCTTCACGACCTCCACCAAGCCCGCGCTGCTCAGCGGCCGCCCCGCCGTGGACGCCGAGGCGGACGACGCGTACAAGTACCTCATCATGCCGGTGCGACTGTCCGGCTGA
- the gnd gene encoding phosphogluconate dehydrogenase (NAD(+)-dependent, decarboxylating): MELGLIGLGKMGGNMRERIRRGGHTVIGYDRNPDLADVHSLKELVDGLQGPRVVWVMVPAGAATQSTIDELGELLSPGDIVVDGGNSRWTDDEKHAGELGAKGIGFVDCGVSGGVWGLQNGYALMYGGTAEDVAKVQPIFDALKPEGDSGAVHAGKVGAGHFAKMVHNGIEYAMMQAFAEGWELLEAVDSVTDVREVFRSWQEGTVIRSWLLDLAVRALDEDEHLGRLKGFAQDSGEGRWTVEAAIDHAVPLPAITASLFARFASRQDDSPSMKMIAALRNQFGGHAVESK, encoded by the coding sequence ATGGAGCTCGGTCTCATCGGTCTCGGCAAGATGGGCGGCAACATGCGCGAGCGCATCCGCCGCGGCGGCCACACCGTCATCGGGTACGACCGGAACCCGGATCTCGCCGATGTCCACAGCCTCAAGGAGCTTGTGGACGGCCTCCAGGGACCGCGTGTGGTCTGGGTGATGGTCCCGGCCGGCGCGGCCACCCAGTCGACCATCGACGAGCTCGGTGAGCTGCTCTCCCCCGGCGACATCGTGGTCGACGGCGGCAACTCCCGCTGGACGGACGACGAGAAGCACGCCGGCGAGCTGGGCGCCAAGGGCATCGGCTTCGTCGACTGCGGTGTCTCCGGCGGCGTCTGGGGCCTGCAGAACGGCTACGCGCTGATGTACGGCGGCACCGCCGAGGACGTGGCCAAGGTGCAGCCGATCTTCGACGCGCTCAAGCCCGAGGGCGACTCCGGCGCGGTCCACGCGGGCAAGGTCGGCGCGGGCCACTTCGCCAAGATGGTCCACAACGGCATCGAGTACGCGATGATGCAGGCCTTCGCCGAGGGCTGGGAGCTGCTGGAGGCGGTGGACTCGGTCACCGACGTCCGCGAGGTCTTCCGCTCCTGGCAGGAGGGCACGGTCATCCGTTCCTGGCTGCTCGACCTCGCGGTGCGCGCCCTGGACGAGGACGAGCACCTGGGCAGGCTCAAGGGCTTCGCGCAGGACTCCGGCGAGGGCCGCTGGACGGTGGAGGCGGCGATCGACCACGCGGTGCCGCTGCCCGCGATCACGGCCTCGCTCTTCGCGCGGTTCGCCTCCCGGCAGGACGACTCGCCGTCGATGAAGATGATCGCCGCGCTGCGCAACCAGTTCGGCGGCCACGCCGTCGAGTCCAAGTAA
- the recF gene encoding DNA replication/repair protein RecF (All proteins in this family for which functions are known are DNA-binding proteins that assist the filamentation of RecA onto DNA for the initiation of recombination or recombinational repair.) gives MHVAHLSLADFRSYARAEVPLDPGVTVFVGPNGQGKTNLVEAVGYLATLGSHRVAADAPLVRQGAERAVLRAQVVRGDRQQLIELEINPGRANRARINRSSQVRPRDVLGIVRSVLFAPEDLALVKGDPGERRRFLDELITARAPRLAGVRADYERVLKQRNTLLKSAAMARRHGGRGADLSTLDVWDQHLARVGAELLAQRLDLVAALQPLADKAYEQLAPGGGPVGLDYRGSIGDERLAGATGREDLFGQLLEALGEARRQEIERGVTLVGPHRDDLVLRLGSLPAKGYASHGESWSYALALRLASYELLCADGDEPVLVLDDVFAELDTRRRERLAELVAPGEQVLVTAAVDDDVPGVLSGARFAVENGTVERL, from the coding sequence ATGCACGTAGCGCACCTTTCGCTCGCCGACTTCCGCTCCTACGCCCGGGCCGAGGTCCCACTCGACCCGGGCGTCACGGTGTTCGTGGGCCCCAACGGCCAGGGCAAGACCAACCTCGTCGAGGCGGTCGGCTATCTGGCCACGCTCGGCAGCCACCGGGTCGCCGCGGACGCCCCGCTGGTCCGCCAGGGCGCCGAGCGCGCGGTGCTGCGCGCCCAGGTGGTGCGCGGCGACCGGCAGCAGCTGATCGAGCTGGAGATCAACCCGGGCCGCGCCAACCGTGCCAGGATCAACAGGTCCTCGCAGGTCAGACCCCGTGATGTGCTAGGCATCGTGCGCAGTGTGCTCTTCGCCCCCGAGGACCTGGCGCTGGTCAAGGGCGACCCGGGCGAGCGCCGCCGCTTCCTGGACGAGCTGATCACCGCCCGCGCCCCCCGGCTGGCCGGGGTACGCGCCGACTACGAGCGCGTGCTCAAGCAGCGCAACACCCTGCTCAAGTCCGCCGCAATGGCCCGCAGACACGGCGGCCGCGGCGCCGACCTGTCGACCCTGGACGTGTGGGACCAGCATCTGGCCCGGGTCGGCGCGGAGCTGCTGGCCCAGCGTCTCGACCTGGTGGCGGCGCTCCAGCCGCTGGCGGACAAGGCGTACGAGCAGCTGGCGCCCGGCGGCGGACCGGTCGGCCTCGACTACCGCGGCTCGATCGGCGACGAGCGGCTGGCCGGGGCGACCGGCCGCGAGGATCTGTTCGGACAGTTGCTCGAAGCCCTGGGCGAGGCCCGGCGGCAGGAGATCGAGCGCGGTGTGACACTCGTGGGTCCCCACCGTGACGATCTGGTCCTGAGGCTTGGCTCGCTGCCCGCGAAGGGCTATGCCAGTCATGGGGAGTCGTGGTCGTACGCGCTGGCGCTGCGGCTGGCCTCCTACGAGCTGCTGTGCGCGGACGGCGACGAGCCCGTGCTCGTCCTGGACGACGTCTTCGCCGAGCTGGACACCCGGCGCCGGGAGCGGCTGGCCGAGCTGGTGGCTCCGGGCGAGCAGGTGCTGGTCACCGCGGCGGTGGACGACGATGTGCCGGGCGTGCTCTCCGGGGCGCGGTTCGCGGTGGAGAACGGAACGGTGGAACGGCTATGA
- a CDS encoding DUF721 domain-containing protein, producing the protein MTEQDPPGAAATGQPAGVDLARVALRAAKEQARARGAAAVQKRQARRGGLRSGARADGRDPLPLGAAISRLITERGWEAPAAVGGVMGRWPQLVGPEVALHCSPDRYDEDERVLTVQCDSTAWATQLRLLAPTLVARLNADLGHGTVKLLKVLAPAGPSRSYGRLRAPGSRGPGDTYG; encoded by the coding sequence ATGACCGAGCAGGATCCCCCAGGCGCCGCGGCGACCGGACAGCCCGCGGGCGTGGACCTGGCCCGCGTCGCGCTGCGCGCGGCGAAGGAGCAGGCCAGGGCCAGGGGCGCGGCCGCGGTGCAGAAGCGGCAGGCCAGGCGCGGCGGTCTGCGCAGCGGTGCGCGGGCGGACGGCCGGGACCCGCTGCCGCTGGGCGCCGCGATCAGCCGGCTGATCACCGAGCGCGGCTGGGAGGCCCCGGCCGCGGTCGGCGGGGTGATGGGCCGCTGGCCGCAGCTGGTGGGCCCCGAGGTGGCGCTGCACTGCTCGCCCGACCGTTACGACGAGGACGAGCGGGTGCTCACCGTCCAGTGCGACTCGACGGCGTGGGCCACACAGCTGCGGCTGCTCGCCCCGACCCTGGTGGCCAGGCTCAACGCGGACCTGGGCCACGGCACGGTGAAGCTGCTCAAGGTGCTGGCGCCGGCCGGTCCGAGCAGGTCGTACGGCCGGCTGCGGGCGCCGGGCAGCCGCGGCCCCGGGGACACGTACGGGTGA
- the gyrB gene encoding DNA topoisomerase (ATP-hydrolyzing) subunit B yields the protein MLCQKGRFVADSGNPNENSNKSYDASQITVLEGLEAVRKRPGMYIGSTGERGLHHLVQEVVDNSVDEAMAGHADTIDVRILADGGVRVVDNGRGIPVGVVPSEGKPAVEVVLTVLHAGGKFGGGGYAVSGGLHGVGVSVVNALSTRVAVEVRTDGHRWTQEYELGVPTAPLAKHEATEETGTSVTFWADPDIFETTDYSFETLSRRLQEMAFLNKGLRISLTDERADHVDEEGKPLFASYYYEGGIVDYVRYLNSRKGEMVHPTVIDIEAEDKERLLSVEVAMQWNTQYSEGVYSFANTIHTHEGGTHEEGFRAALTGLVNRYAREKKLLREKDDNLTGEDIREGLTAIISVKLGEPQFEGQTKTKLGNTEAKTYVQKVVHEHLTDWLDRNPTEASDIIRKSIQAATARVAARKARDLTRRKGLLESASLPGKLSDCQSNDPTKCEIFIVEGDSAGGSAKSGRNPQYQAILPIRGKILNVEKARIDKILQNQEIQALISAFGTGVHEDFDIAKLRYHKIILMADADVDGQHINTLLLTFLFRFMRPLVEAGHVYLSRPPLYKIKWGREDFEYAYSDRERDALTNLGKQQGKRIREDSIQRFKGLGEMNAEELRVTTMDIDHRVLGQVTLDDAAQADDLFSVLMGEDVEARRSFIQRNAKDVRFLDI from the coding sequence GTGCTGTGCCAGAAAGGGCGCTTCGTGGCCGATTCCGGCAACCCCAACGAGAACTCCAACAAGTCCTACGACGCCAGCCAGATCACCGTGCTGGAAGGGCTCGAGGCGGTGCGCAAGCGCCCCGGCATGTACATCGGCTCGACCGGTGAGCGAGGCCTGCACCACCTGGTGCAAGAGGTGGTCGACAACTCGGTCGACGAGGCGATGGCCGGTCACGCGGACACCATCGACGTCAGGATCCTGGCCGACGGCGGCGTGCGCGTGGTGGACAACGGGCGCGGCATCCCGGTCGGCGTGGTCCCCTCGGAGGGCAAGCCGGCCGTCGAGGTCGTGCTGACCGTGCTGCACGCCGGAGGCAAGTTCGGCGGCGGCGGTTACGCGGTCTCCGGCGGTCTGCACGGCGTCGGCGTCTCCGTGGTCAACGCGCTGTCGACGCGCGTCGCCGTCGAGGTCCGCACCGACGGGCACCGCTGGACGCAGGAGTACGAGCTGGGTGTGCCGACGGCGCCGCTGGCCAAGCACGAGGCCACCGAGGAGACCGGCACGTCGGTCACCTTCTGGGCCGACCCGGACATCTTCGAGACCACCGACTACTCCTTCGAGACGCTCTCGCGGCGCCTCCAGGAGATGGCGTTCCTCAACAAGGGCCTGCGGATCTCGCTGACCGACGAGCGCGCGGACCACGTCGACGAGGAGGGCAAGCCGCTCTTCGCCTCGTACTACTACGAGGGCGGCATCGTCGACTACGTGCGGTACCTCAACTCGCGCAAGGGCGAGATGGTCCACCCCACGGTGATCGACATCGAGGCGGAGGACAAGGAGCGGCTGCTGTCGGTCGAGGTCGCGATGCAGTGGAACACCCAGTACAGCGAGGGTGTCTACAGCTTCGCGAACACGATCCACACCCATGAGGGCGGCACGCACGAGGAGGGCTTCCGCGCGGCGCTGACGGGTCTGGTCAACCGCTACGCGCGGGAGAAGAAGCTGCTGCGCGAGAAGGACGACAACCTCACCGGTGAGGACATCCGCGAGGGTCTGACTGCGATCATCTCGGTCAAGCTCGGCGAGCCGCAGTTCGAGGGCCAGACCAAGACGAAGCTAGGCAACACCGAGGCGAAGACCTACGTCCAGAAGGTCGTCCACGAGCACCTGACGGACTGGCTGGACCGCAATCCGACCGAGGCGTCCGACATCATCCGCAAGTCGATCCAGGCGGCCACCGCCCGGGTCGCGGCGCGCAAGGCGCGGGACCTGACCCGCCGCAAGGGCCTGCTGGAGTCGGCGTCGCTGCCCGGCAAGCTGAGCGACTGCCAGTCCAACGACCCGACGAAGTGCGAGATCTTCATCGTCGAGGGCGACTCGGCCGGCGGCTCGGCGAAGTCCGGCCGCAACCCGCAGTACCAGGCGATCCTCCCGATCCGCGGCAAGATCCTCAACGTGGAGAAGGCGCGGATCGACAAGATCCTTCAGAACCAGGAGATCCAGGCGCTGATCTCCGCCTTCGGCACCGGGGTGCACGAGGACTTCGACATCGCCAAGCTCCGCTATCACAAGATCATCCTGATGGCGGACGCCGACGTCGACGGCCAGCACATCAACACCCTGCTGCTGACCTTCCTCTTCCGCTTCATGCGACCGCTGGTCGAGGCCGGACACGTGTATCTGTCCCGCCCGCCGCTGTACAAGATCAAGTGGGGCCGCGAGGACTTCGAGTACGCGTACTCCGACCGTGAGCGCGACGCGCTGACGAATCTCGGCAAGCAGCAGGGCAAGCGGATCCGCGAGGACTCGATCCAGCGCTTCAAGGGCCTCGGAGAGATGAACGCCGAGGAACTGCGGGTCACGACGATGGACATCGACCACCGTGTGCTCGGCCAGGTCACGCTCGACGACGCGGCGCAGGCCGACGACCTGTTCTCGGTGCTGATGGGCGAGGACGTCGAGGCGCGGCGCTCGTTCATCCAGCGCAACGCCAAGGATGTCCGGTTCCTCGACATCTGA